CCTGAATCTGCCATCACTGCTCACCGACCGGAACCTCGCCAGGTGGCGCCGACGGACGCCTCAGGGCTCGCAGCAAATAAAGAAACCTCTTCACTGACAGGAATCAGCACAACTCTGTTATCTAGCATGAATGAAACGGCCCTCCGGACCAATGCGGGTGAAGGGTCTCGCCCGAGGACACGACGACAACGTGCGTCCCATCGCCGGGTGAGGGCGAGCGTCACGCAGTAAATCAGTTTCCACATTCGCGCATACCACGGGCCTGACAGCAGGGCGGCGTTCTGTCCGTTAATGAGGTGACAAACGAAACGCAACACGGACACCAACATGCTACAGCTCAGCGGTCTTACACAGTGTGGGCGGGCTCCTGGGGTCGCTCCGCCTGCTCCGGGAACACAGGATGGGGCGGCTCTCCGATGGGCACGCACCCCAGAGATTTACTGATGGCGTGGCTCAGCTTTTTGGCTGGAGACTTCTGTGAGGAAGGACACAGAGGTAGGCGGTCGGTGTTTGCTCCTTTTTACCGAACTGTGTTCATCTCCCCTTGCTGGTGACTTACCCAGGACGAGTGCTCCTTCATCTGGTGCTGGTTGCTATGGGGACCGTTGGCATGGCCGCGCCAGAAGCAGCTCTGGCACAGCTGATATCCGTGGCACTGCTGGCACCGGTACCGGAAGCCCATCATGCTCTCGCTCCGGCAATAAGAACATTCCACCGGATGgaagactggagagagagacgacATCATCGGAGTGCGTCTTCAATCGCCAGCCACGCCCCCTTGAACTATCCTCCAACACTAAATCACTCGTTTGACTTTAATACTGATAATGAAAGAGGTAGAATATTTCACTTTCTTTCGACTATTTGTGATACAACCGGCTCAGCGAGGTCGAAGTCAAACCTGGAAGATTTtaggacaataaaaaaaaaaccctcagatCAATCTGTGAGCCTAAATCCACACAGATGAAGACTATGAATGTTGTACGACTGTATTTCAGCTGATTAGATGATGACaaatgcttaaaaataaaagttaaggTGCCGTTTTCAACATTAGCGAGTCGGTGCATCAGAGGGAGCCAGACGAGGCATTGTGGCGGGGGGTCGGCCATCAACATGTCCAAAAACGTGTTCAGCACGATCTTCTTCTGGACACAAGCAGACGTGCATTAATGTGAACGCCAGAGACCCGGCAGGAGACAAAGATCGAGCAGCCTCTCCATACCTGCTGGGGGAAGCACGTCCGGACCGAGTGCTCCGTGTAGCCGAAGGACGGGCCCTCGAACACGGCGGTGGGGAGCTTCAGCACCTCCCGCAGGAACTGGTCAAACTTCACGAACATCATGACTCCGCTGGAGTCGGAGATCTGGGAGAAGATGTCTGGGAGATGAGAGAGGTCATTCATCAACAGGCTTATCCGTAACCCCACATGTCCACACAGCGCCCCCGTGTggtgggaaagagagagacagaaacataaCGCTATTATTACAGGAGCATGGCAGGAGCGTTGAACACTATATATATACTCCTTTAGTAATGGCTCCTTTGGTATCCTCACAGATTAAATCTACTTTGAAGCTTCTTCACGTCTTTGATGCCTTCAGAAATGAACTCACAGCGTAGTTTGTCCACGATCTCCCCGCTGCACATCGTTGCCAGCATGGCTTTCATGGAGAAGACGGTCAGCTTCCCGTGGCTTTCACTGCACGAGGAGAGAAACGAGCAGAACCGGTCAGATTCAGCTTCCTTCCTCTGATCGCAGGTATCCCAGCGATGCAGCGGCGCTAGAGGCAACAGATAAGAGGAACTCTaagtgagcggggggggggggggggggggggggttaaatgagCGGAACACACGAGTTCCAAAAACGGCGATCGATCATAAAAGCTCCAAGCTGCAGGATGCTGCGTGTCCATCGTAGCTaacaaaagacacacagaccGATTTAGCGTCCTCCTCCATGCCAACCCCCCCCGCCTTGCCTGTCGTAGGTCGCCACCATGAAGTTGAGCAGCAGCCCAATGGACTGCTCCACGTTGATCTGGTGGGTGGTGGGCAGCCGCTTGTTGAGCTGGTAGTAGATGGAAGACAGGATGGTCTCCAGCCGTGACACGTTGATCTCAGCGCTGTGGTCCAGCGCGTTGAGGCCGTTGTCACGGAAGGCTTCGATCATGTTCCAGACGTCCACCAGGTGAACTGCGGGGGGAGTGGAAAGAGATCAATCGGGCCGGAATCGATCCAGAGCAACGGGTCTACACAACAAGGGGgcagacagaagaggaaagtCTCACGGTTGCATCTCTTCTGCACAAACCGGAGCTTGCAGGCGGTTCTGTACGTGGACAGTCGGATCACGTCAAAGTTCTGAGCTCCTGAAAGAAAAGGCATTAAAATAATCGGTTGaaataatacacaacgcagaagtaaaccacaccggttacaGAGGCAGGGAGGAATGCCAACCTTGTCCAGCCCCCGACGGCTCCTGAAAACCATCATGGCGGACGTCGCTACCAAGACGGGTGGGAGGCCGATCGCACAGACTTGACGTTAGATTTAACTGAACTGATGGTGCTACGCAAGAATTCAGCCACACATCATTTATTAATACAATTAGCAGCATCTCTGTGGAAGTGGTGACATCACTGAGGCTCCTGCCCTTCCTTCCCAGCAGACCTGTGCCTGCCAGTTGTCACGAGGAAGGCTTCCCAGAGGTCAGGTCGTCTCAGTGCGGGTAAGTCGGGCGTCAGCGGTTTAAAGGAAGAGTTCCTGGTCTACAAGGCCCACCAGCGCACCGACACCAGTCGTGTTGCTAAAGCCTTGTGTGGCGTATTCCCAGTAGTGATGCTACAAGTAGCATTTATGCTATTTTAACTGGACCTTTCCATAGAGAGACGGTTCTGGATGctatctttcttcttttgttgcAGGGCAGCTGAAACGCACCAAGTGTGAAATAGATGTGGAAACGCCAGACTCCATCTTGGTTAATACCAACCTGCGGGCGATTATCAACAAGCACACCTTCTCCGTCCTGCCGCCGGACTGCCAGCAGAGGCTGCTCAGACTGCTGCCTGAGGTCGACCAGCAGGTAGCATCAAACGCACCGGTCATATGCAACCCTAAACCTCACCTGGGAGCAAGTTGAGTTAATGCTAGCGATAGCTTAGCTTGGAGAAGGCTGTTATTGTCAGCATGGCTGCTAAGAGGCTGTGGGTGATGACGTCACGGCGTTGTGTCTCTTCCTCAGGCCTGTATGGACGGCCTCCTGAAGGTCACCAGCTCCGCCTTGAACAACGAGTTCTTCACATCAGCAGCTCAGTCCTGGAAGGAGAGGCTGGCCGAGGGTCGGTTCCACCGCTCCCCACCGCCGTTAACCGCGATCCGAGCGGACTCGCAGTTCAAATGATGTCACCTTTCACCTTACAGGGGAATTCactcctgagctgcagctgcgcaTGAGACAGGAAAtcgagaaggagaagaaggtggAGCTCTGGAAGGAGGCCTTCTATGAGAACTATTACGGGGAAAGGTAGGTTTGGATTACGCATCAGATTATGAAATGAAGCATAGAGAAGCTCGCCTGTAGTGTTCTGTAGATAAACCAAGAAAGACCATGTGGAGATTATGAAGTAATCTCAGTTTTACCTTTACGGTTCATTTACGGATTGATTTCTTtgtgtctcctctctctgtttagTTCTGGCCTCAGCTTGGAGGAATCCAAAGAGCTGTCGAAAGCTCATCAGAATGAGGAATCTATCCGACCCCAGTCCCCAAATCATCCATCGGGACCCGTCGCCGGAACGCTGGAGGATCCAAAGGACTCCAGGGAGAACagtcgtgctgctgctgctgccaaacCAACGCAGGCACCTTTGAAGGAACCGACCGGCGCCACAGAACCCATGAAGACGCGCCGCTCGCACTACGCCGAGGGCCGCAAGGTGACCGTGTTAGCATCACTGGTGCCAACGCCTGCAGCGACATCACCAGAGGTCAGCAGAGAGACTGAGCAGGCCGAAGTGGGACCGCCGCCTGAGAAGGAGCACAAAGAGgacgggaaggaggagagagcagaattccaggcggcggaggaggagaaggaggagagtcaCCCGCCGACAGTCAGCTCAGAGTTAAAGGAGGATCCGCCGCCGGCTGCGGTCGAAGTAGCCCAGAGGGAAGAGGTCAAGTCTGAGCTCAGCAGCCAATCGGAGCCAGCCAAGAGGAAAGCCGCTAACGAGACGGCGGGTGGACGGACACCGGAGAAAAGGCCTTGGGTGTCCTCAGCGTCTTCAGCCACGTCCGTGTCTCCTGCAGCATCCTCAACATCCAGCCCTCTGACTCCGCCATCGGCAAAGCAGAAAGTCCCGCCCCTCAAGGTGAGATTATCACGACAATTCAGCTTCAACTTCTCACCTGATTGGTTTGAATTTATTGTAATAAATcgctggtttttattttattttgcagattcCCCGTGTCCAGAATTCTTCCAGTTCCTCTGTCTCCGAGCCAAGTGCCACCAAAGACCCCCCTCAGCAGTCCGGGTCGCACCGGCGCTCGCACTTTGGCCGACATCAAGGCCAAAGCCCAGCTCGCCCGAGCTCAGCGAGTAGCTGCCGCCGCAATATCATCGGCATGTGCCAGGCCCGGGACGAGGTGGCGGTCGGCAGACGCCGCCATTGTCCAGCCCGCCTCGGACACCGACCACAGTACCGGCTGCTGATAGCAGTTGGACCGGCACGACCCGTTCTGGTCAGCTAAACACTCGCATGATTTATTCAAGCATTGACCAAAAACACCAAGGTCAGTCTGCTGGCGCGTTGGACGCAGGACTCCACGGCGTCCCGAAGACTTTAGGTGCATCAGCGCAGACTGTGGAGGGACAAGACATCCCACCGTTTATAGCAATCATTTCCAAGGTAAAATACCAAAGTCACCTTAAATCAAATGATCCcaacttgtttttaaatgttttaatcaaagtaatatattttaattcatatattttaatataaagaGAAATCTATTTGCTAATTGTTTTTGGAAATCAACAGGGTTTTTACtagataatatatataatatattggcTGTCTGTTTCTTTTCCTGTGATCCGGACAGACGACCTTTTTTACGGCTCACGTTTCCCAGCTCGGAACATTCTGTCGGTCCAGACGTGTCTGATTTTAGCTGTTTACATTTGGATTAATTAAATCACCGTTTTTAGTCCACGTTGAATGTTTGTGAAACAGAGTTTCCTTAAATTTAACATCAGTTCACTGAAAATCCccagtaaatatttatttcttgggttgtgacgtcacatgcttgtgggggggtggggggctggacCGCACAGCAATCAGCCCCTAAAGGCAGCTGAGGCCTTTAGTAATGAGGACTGAAGGTTGGGCGCCGCCCATCGCTGAGGTCACCTGTCTGCTACGAGGATCTGTTCATCAGCAGGTGTAGCGTTAGCGTCTGTCTTTCGTCTCCATCTAAACTCCCTGTGGCTGTCATTTAGCACCCAGCACTtataaacaaaatgttattttatcatagacttatgaataaataatgagaacagcattttgtgtgttcactgttgcgccaagaattattttatttcgaCATCCTGTATAGTTTATACCAGACGGGAAAAATGTCttccggttctgatccagaatgaggtcaggaacaaatattacattttcacattaaaacgcatttatggattaaaaaagaacaatctagaaccttttggtgctgatccagagcaccacgtggacggtgtagatccagttcggaggggaacgagctgttTGGAGGGAGGTCTGGCAGCTCAGCCGTGCGCGTTTAAgcggcgtgcgtgcgtgcgtgcgcacaaatatatgtatatatctgTGTCTTCTGGTTTTTGAAAAAACTTGACACAATACCACATAAGAAGTGCTGTCAGTTCCACGTGAGCTCAAGACTGCCCTCTATCTCTGTAGGGTGAGATTGAACGTGTCGTCACGGAGGGAAAATTGGCCCTAATTTGGCTTCCTgcggaaataaaacaaatgctttgatgtttgggtttccaaaaacccaaacatcaaagcatttgtttgaagctttgatgtttgggtttCCACTCATTGGAAACCCAaacatcaaaacatttttaacatcAAAGGAATAATGATGAGAAATCCTATATATATCATCATCTGTGACAGCTCAGCATCCAGTCTACAATGGCGACTCAATCAACTTACTCAGATTCATTTATGAAGGGTTTTATGGAAGTGTTGGATAAATACCAGCTTCAGTCAGACACCCACCAAGACAGACAGTTAAGGGGCTATGTGGCGAAACACATACCGCCAAAAGTCACTCAAAAGAAAGCTATCGAGGGAATACTGACCCCAGAGGAAGTAAAGCGCTGTGATGCTGCAACGATGAAGAAGCTAGCACAGTATCCAGATGCTAGAGCGACTAATGACAGGCTTTTAGCTCGGCATGTTTCCTCGGAGAATGACagacagcatgaaataaaagcattacgGAAGTTAGAAGAGATACTTGAATCCATGAGAGAATACTGAGCAGCCAACTCATCACCACTCACCACCTTCATGTAGACTGATAGTCTACATGATAGTCATCCCACATCTTTGGATGGAATGAGTGTCCCCACTGATACTTGTCGAGTCTCATTCATTATCGGTGCcctgacatgccccccccctccatgctcATCCTCATTCACCCTGAGCTACTCTCCTGCAGCTTGGGTGGGATAAGCTATTagaaacaacaggaaatgacatggTGGGGTGGATGGGGAGGAGTAAtgcccttcacccccccccccacactcctccctcctcctccttctccacgtTCCTCCCCCCACATCTTTGGATGGAATGAGTGTCCCCACTGATACTTGTCGAGTCTCATTCATTATCGGTGCcctgacatgccccccccctccatgctcATCCTCATTCACCCTGAGCTACGCTCCTGCAgcattgaaccccccccccggagtgtttgggggggggggaaattggttcaattcccggagtgtttggggggggggggggggggggattgaacccccccccccttacctccGGAAAggtcaaggaggaggagggggtcagtcataaattattttttgactGGAATCGATTTGACTTATTGCAGGAAATGTGAGCCACTTCACAATAAAATCAGAATTACTATATTGTATTTATGTCTCCCTTCACATTTTGAAAACTCAGTTTGTGTAAATCCCTTGTTGTATTTACTGATGCTTGCAAACCACACTGCAGATCCTTTTCCACCTCAGGGACAGTCTCCAACAATGACTGCAGGGGGGCATCTCCTGATGTCATTGCATCGATATGTCCAGTTGACTTTGCACCTGTTTAATTGTTTAAAAGGTTCCCCATTAGCTGCCACCAAAGTGACGAGCTAGCACCAGCACAGACTTTACTACGCTTTCATGTCAATATGTGGACGTGCAGTAAAAGAAAACTGAGGGAGCGAACACAATTTAAAGAGACTTTTAAATAACTATCCAGCTTCCATCCAccctaatgatgatgtcatcaccctAAATGTCAACATTCCTATGATACACACAAAATGACCCCAAACCTACACAAAACGGGCATTTCACCCAGTAACTCGCGGTGCTCATTTTGCCACGTCTAATGAAACGATCGTCTTccgagagccaatcagaaagggACGCTGGAAATGCCAGCGGGAGCACAGCGGCTATAAGAACCAGATATGTGTGTCTGGGCTTCTTCCCAGTTGTAAACGTCCCCCCTTTTGGGGGCctcacagtgtgtgtgcagctccacCAGGCCCGGCgagtcaaaggggggggggggggggactagaaggaggaggtgggaggagacacAATGTGGTCTTTATCATTTGCACACGCCTGCCCATCAGGAATACCACAACTCCTATCTGCCGTCACGCTTGCATGGCAGAGCAGAGATTTAAGGCACGTCAAACAAATACGTATGAATAAGAGCAAACGTAAGTCACTGTGCCGAGAGGACAGCGTGAAAGCCGCTCGTCTCCGGGGCTGTAGAGACATGTTGGAGGCCCGAGGCTCGAGGGACGACagtgagaggcggggcaacAGAGGAGACGCTGGTCTCTGTGGGGAGTTCAGGCAATCCTTCGCCATCTAATTTGGGCAGCATCCACGGCACGGATCCTATTACAACCCGGGGAAGGGGGGCGGCgaggaggaacccccccccccccccgaattgTTATTTAAATAAGACACAGACTCTGTGTTTAATGAGCCTCCGTTACAGAGGACATGAAGGACGACCTGAAGCTCATTTGCCCGACCAATCAGGTCACTGAGCTGCCGCCATCTGTGCCAGACTCCGTTCTCTAATTGGCTCTGCAGGCATCTAAATCAGTGACATCATGAATCAAAACCCGACTGCCCTTTTAATTCAACTCGACCCGGATCCAAGATCAGGCCCAGGCCGCATCACAATGGCCGCCCTCTGGCCTGTCACAAAAAAAGGTTAAAGGGACTGCAGGGCCTCGGTGGAAGGATCCGATGCCCCCCTTCTCGCCTTCATttgcacatttaatttaattttgttttctacTACGACAAATGAAGCTTGGTCCGTCTAAGACGGTTCAGACACCCGAGCAGGACGCGTAAACCAAACCGCCAAAAAAGTAACGCCTTTCATTTCAAACTATTTCAATtgcaaaatggattttattttttttttgttgcagacGACTTCCCgtttttttgtcttgcatttGCCCATCTGCATCCCTGAAGTCTTTGGCACGACGACTCGTACTGACTCGCTGTAATGAAAAACGACCTTAAGTCACAACAGGTGGTGACGCCTTGGCAGACGGCCAAATACCAGAATCTGTCCCGGATCAGAGGTGAAACCTTAAAGAAGAAGTCCAGTTGATTCAGCCTCGGCTGCAGCTTCACGCCACCACaggaaggacgatgcaaatcCAAACTCGGGTGCACGACCCAAAGAGATCCCCCAAAACAAATGGTACCGTCAAGAGATATCAAATGAGCCATCAAATACACTTGGCCGTGAAGACAAGTTCAGAGCCGTCTCCGACCCTGGCAGCTCGAGACGATGCCTGACTCTCGCCCTGATACCCCCTACGGTGGCTGGACAGCGCTGCGGTACTCACCTCCGACTTCCACTTGGCCAGCCACTCCTCTCTGGTCCGCTTGCTAATGTAATAAGGGTCACCAGCCTGGAAGGTTATTCTGGGCACGGGCCTCTGACGAAGGCTGATCTCCCAACCAACTCCCCCTCGCAGCCTGCCTCGATCTCCCTGTTTAAGGTGTTGAAACAAAAGAGTTAGCTACTGCTCTTCTCTCACGTGGAAGCATCCAGATTTGATGTTACCTAATCTGTCAAGTGGGAACTCTGCGGgttctaaatcttttttttttttttaagatgacgATTCATGCTGCCGTGTGATCAATTCCCTGGCAACACCTTCAAGGTCAAACAGATACGAGGCGCTCCCAAGTGTATTTGATATTTCAGATCCATCCGCCATGAGGTACCATTTCCTCCAGAGGCACAGAGAAGGGCACCAAGAGGCCCCAACGAGAGCCCACGCCCAAACTACACCATTCATGATGCCATTTTCACTCCATGCTAATATAAGCTAAACCAAGCTAACTGCTTGCTGACTCGGGTTTATCCAAAGACATGTCAATATCCTCGTCaagaaatatattattttcaaatcattATTTTCTAGCTGCAGTTCAAGCAatccgcaaaaaaaaaacatcaatataaCCTCGTCCAACAACTGAGCagctgaggaggaaagagaagagacaCTGGATGGGGATGACGGTTGAAGAATTGAATCCGCTTTACTCGCGGTTTGTAGCAGGAGACGTGCGTCAGATCGAAAGATGCCACACGCTGAAAAgctgaaaacaaagaacaaacacagcaggacTCTTACCTCGGACTTGACTGAAACGGCTCCGTCCTCCTCCTTGTGCTCCACATCTGGACAAGAGACAAGGGACAAAAACGGACGTCCCGAATCATTCATAGGCAGGGGATGAGAAGTGATGAGATTTAtacaattcctttttttttattataataataataataaaataaatattcttctgtagaaattaaaatacaacaaactatTCTGTGGCAATTACAGAAGAATGTCTGAAAATTCAAATACTCCTTTTTAAAAGGAGCTGAGCACTGAAAAATCAAACTGCATCAgcaagtaattaattaattattaattaatcagtAATTGCTGATGAAGAACTAACTATTCTtttgcaaaaaagaagaagcatctGCTTCGTCAACAGGCCACATGATCTATTAGTTCAGAGGTCACCCTCTGCAGCATGAGCTAACTGATCAGACATTTATTTGGGTGAACTTTGCACTTCTTCCAGGACAGAAATCCACGCTTTCTTTCAGCTACTACTCAATGCTAGTAGTTTCATTGAAGGACAAATATTTTCCTCGGgaaggaacccccccccacacacacacacacacggtgggaGGGCCAAAACAAAAGccacagggtaaaaaaaaatagatatgaaACCACAGTCTAATAAAAGGGCTTGGAACACGGTAAAATCTAAAGCGTGATTTAAGATGTGGCAGCCCACGGCGGGAGCGCGTTATTCATTCTTCATTGTTTTGCTGCGTTCAGCCGAGCCGCGAGGGGTGAGCCAGGGTGCGTATGGACCCCACCCAAACTGAAACACCAGGACAGCAGTCAGTCAGGATTTAGGATCCAGCAGCAGAAATAGAAGCATAAACACATCATTCAAGCAGCTGCGGCCTAAATTAGCCCGGCGGCCCCACCGAGTCCAAACGCTATCGTAACACTTGAACCCTGAGAAGCCAAGGACGACTTTAGGCGGTGTGTTTTCTACGCTGCCCGCTCCGGCCTGTCGGTGAAGTACCCTACAGGCCTGTCCCGACAACAGTGAGCTCTCTAAGCAGCCTCTTCATTACAGTTCCATGTGTAGCCCCCCCTCTTTCAGTGCTGGTCTGGTCTGGCTGAGGCGGCACAGCAAGCCAAGGTCGTTGGGTTTGTGAGAGGAGCTGGTTAACATTGCCCACACAAAGAACACCTCGCCGGGTTTGGAGCTTGTTCCAGGTCTCATATCCCGCTCGATCCGGAGCCCAAAATCCTTCCTGTGACCTCTGGGTGGATAATAGACGCCCTGTTTAGTCGACTATCGATCCTTTCTGTGAGTGAATTCGTGTGGTACCGGGTTTAAAATCTCTCTGCACGTCTATTTAGGGTGCCTGAAGATGCCACGGAGCAACCAAAGTGATTTAACACACACCACTGAGCAATCGGGCATGTTTTTTCTGAATTGCGGCTTTGCTCGCCCCTGACCCCCGCCCAGT
This sequence is a window from Brachionichthys hirsutus isolate HB-005 unplaced genomic scaffold, CSIRO-AGI_Bhir_v1 contig_596, whole genome shotgun sequence. Protein-coding genes within it:
- the LOC137915998 gene encoding LOW QUALITY PROTEIN: putative Polycomb group protein ASXL2 (The sequence of the model RefSeq protein was modified relative to this genomic sequence to represent the inferred CDS: deleted 1 base in 1 codon), yielding MFQTSTRSKPHRLQRQGGMPTLSSPRRLLKTIMADVATKTDLCLPVVTRKASQRSGRLSAGQLKRTKCEIDVETPDSILVNTNLRAIINKHTFSVLPPDCQQRLLRLLPEVDQQACMDGLLKVTSSALNNEFFTSAAQSWKERLAEGEFTPELQLRMRQEIEKEKKVELWKEAFYENYYGESSGLSLEESKELSKAHQNEESIRPQSPNHPSGPVAGTLEDPKDSRENSRAAAAAKPTQAPLKEPTGATEPMKTRRSHYAEGRKVTVLASLVPTPAATSPEVSRETEQAEVGPPPEKEHKEDGKEERAEFQAAEEEKEESHPPTVSSELKEDPPPAAVEVAQREEVKSELSSQSEPAKRKAANETAGGRTPEKRPWVSSASSATSVSPAASSTSSPLTPPSAKQKVPPLKVPVSRILPVPLSPSQVPPKTPLSSPGRTGARTLADIKAKAQLARAQRVAAAAYHRHVPGPGRGGGRQTPPLSSPPRTPTTVPAADSSWTGTTRSGQLNTRMIYSSIDQKHQGQSAGALDAGLHGVPKTLGASAQTVEGQDIPPFIAIISKVKYQSHLKSNDPNLFLNVLIKVIYFNSYILI